The Candidatus Cloacimonadota bacterium genome includes the window CGTATCGTTCCCTCGAAAAATGCGAAATAACACCTGAGCTGGTCGATGATCTGGCGAGTACACTCAAACTGGCTCCATCATGTTTTAATAACCAACCATGGCAATTCGTATTTGTGTATGATGAACCAAAGTTGAAAGAGATGCATGAATCTCTTGCAAAAGGTAATGAATGGGCTCAAAAAGCATCGATGATGATTGCGGTCTTTGCTAAAAAAGAATCTGATTGCAATATCAAGATCAGAGAGTATTTTCTTTTCGATACAGGCATGGCAACAGCATATCTGATATTACGGGCTACTGAGCTTGGACTTATTGCCCATCCTATTGCGGGTTACAGCCATAAGAAGGTAAGAGAGATTCTCGGAATCCCGGAAGGCAATATCGTCATTGCACTGGTCATCATCGGCAAGAAATCCGATACACTTAATCCTGATCTGTCAGAGAGACAGAAAAGAGATGAGAAACAGCGACCTCAACGAAAAGCAAATGAGCTGTTTGTTCATCATAACATATACAAAGATTTAGATAATTAGGAGTAACATGAATAAACTTAATATCGGCGATATGGCACCGGATTTTACGCTGAAAGATCATCATAACAAAGATTTTAAGCTATCAGAACAACATGGAAAAAAAGTACTTCTTTCCTTCCATCCTCTTGCATGGACAAAAGTATGTGCACAGCAGATGAAATCTCTCGAAGAGCATAAAGATACTTTTGAAGAACTCAATACTGTTGCCGTCGGGTTCAGTGTCGATACCGTTCCGTGCAAGCACGCATGGGCGAAGGAGTTAAAAGTATGGAACACCCCTTTGCTTTCGGATTTCTGGCCACACGGAAAAGTTACTGAGAAGTTCGGGCTGTTTTTAGCTGAAAAAGGTTTTTCTCAGCGTGCAAATATCGTTATTGATGAGCAAGGAAAAATTGTGTTCCTCAAAATCTATGATATACCGGAACTTCC containing:
- a CDS encoding nitroreductase family protein — translated: MDFQELADNRRAYRSLEKCEITPELVDDLASTLKLAPSCFNNQPWQFVFVYDEPKLKEMHESLAKGNEWAQKASMMIAVFAKKESDCNIKIREYFLFDTGMATAYLILRATELGLIAHPIAGYSHKKVREILGIPEGNIVIALVIIGKKSDTLNPDLSERQKRDEKQRPQRKANELFVHHNIYKDLDN
- a CDS encoding redoxin domain-containing protein produces the protein MNKLNIGDMAPDFTLKDHHNKDFKLSEQHGKKVLLSFHPLAWTKVCAQQMKSLEEHKDTFEELNTVAVGFSVDTVPCKHAWAKELKVWNTPLLSDFWPHGKVTEKFGLFLAEKGFSQRANIVIDEQGKIVFLKIYDIPELPDIQEIIDFLKHS